The window CCGGCCGGGGGTCAGCCTTGCCGCTCATGAGGGCGAGTCTCCCATGATCCGTTGCAGCTCATGCCTACAGGCCGCTCACTCTGAGCGTGATGTTCAACCGCCCGCTCAGCCCCAACTCGGGCGGCGCCGTGCCCGGGTACACCTTGGGCACCCCGTGATACGCGAGCCGCGACGGTCCCCCGAACACGAACAGATCCCCGCTGCGCAGCTCAACATCCGTGTACGGGCGGGCCCGGGTCTCGGTGTTGCCGAAGCGGAAGACACAGGTGTCGCCGAGGCTCAGGGAGACGACCGGAGCGTCCGATTTCTCGTCGCTGTCGCGGTGCATGCCCATGCGGGCGTCGCTGTCGTAGAAGTTGATCAGTGCGATGTCGTACGGCGCTGTCTCCGCGCTCGGGGCGATGTCGTACGGCGCCGGCCCCTCCCCCAGCGCGTCCCGCACCGCCTCCCGGCCCAGCTCCCCCAGCCAGTCCGGGAAGGGCTTCACCGGGGCGCCGTCGCCGTCGACGACCGTGCGGGCGTAGCCGTACGGATACCAGTGCCGGCCCAGACAGACCTGCCGCGCGGTCATGGTGCCGCCGCCCGGGGTGCGGACCGTGCGCAGTCCGGCGGGTGGGCGGGCCCAGTCCCGGCAGGCCGCGAGCAGCTCGCGCTGCCGGTGCGCGTCCAGCCAGTCCGGTATGTGCACCGCGCCCGGCGCGACCGTGGTGCGGGCCCTGGGGAACAGCTCGTCCATCTCTCCATCGTGCCCTGAGCTGCGGCTCGGCTAGCCTGGTCGCACGATGAACGACCGTATGACGACTCCCTGGGGCGAGCTCGCCCTGGCCCGCTTCCCCGAGGACCCGCGCAACCGGCTCCGTGCCTGGGACGCCTCCGACGAGTACCTCCTCCGGCATCTCGCGGACCAGGAGATCCCGCTGTCCGGCACGGTTGTGGTGGTCGGGGACCGCTGGGGCGCGCTGGTCACGGCGCTGGCGGGGCACCGGCCGACGCAGATCACCGACTCCCACCTCGCCCAGGAGGCGACCCGGGCGAACCTGGCGCGGGCCGGTGTGGAGCCCGGTGCCGTGCGGCTGCTCACCACGCAGGACCCGCCGCCCGAGCGGATCGATGTGCTGCTGGTGCGGATCCCGAAGAGCCTGGCCCTGCTGGAGGACCAGCTGCTGCGGCTGGCGCCCGCCGTGCATGCGGACACGGTCGTGGTCGGCACCGGGATGGTGAAGGAGATCCACACCTCGACGCTGAGGCTGTTCGAGCGGATAATCGGCCCGACCCGGACCTCCCTCGCCGAGAAGAAGGCACGGCTGATCTTCTGCACGCCCGATCCGGCGCTGGAGCGCGGCGCCAATCCCTGGCCGCACAGCTATGAGCTGCCCGACGGTATCGGGGCGGTCTCCGGCCGTACGGTCGTCAATCACGCGGGCGTCTTCTGCGCGGACCGGCTCGACATCGGCACCCGGTTCTTCCTGGCGCATCTGCCGGACAGCCGCGGCGGCCGACGGGTGGTGGACCTCGGCTGCGGCAACGGCGTGGTGGGTACGGCGGTGGCGCTGGCCGACCCCGAGGCCGAGGTGCTGTTCGTCGACGAGTCCTTCCAGGCGGTGGCGTCTGCGGAGGCGACGTACAAGGCGAACGGGGTGCCGGGGCACGCCGAGTTCCGGGTGGGCGACGGTCTTGCCGGGGTGCCGGCCGGCAGTGTCGACCTGGTGCTGAACAACCCGCCGTTCCACTCCCACCAGGCGACCACCGACGCCACGGCGTGGCGGATGTTCACCGGGGCGAAGCGCGCGCTGCGGCCGGGTGGCGAGCTGTGGGTGATCGGCAACCGGCATCTCGGGTACCACGTGAAGCTGAAGCGGCTGTTCGGGAACTGCCAACTGGTGTCCGGGGACCCGAAGTTCGTGGTGTTGAAGGCCGTCAAGCGCTAGTCACCGTGCGGATGATTCCGGCCACCGCCCGCACCATCGCCTCCCTTCCGACGCTCAGGTAGGTGCGCGAGTCGACCGCCTCGGGGTGCGCCGCGAGGTAGGTGCGGATGGCCCCGGTCATCGCGATGTTGAGGGCCGTGCCGATGTTGACCTTGGCGATGCCTCCGGCGACGGCCGTGGTGAGTTCGGCGTCCGGTACGCCGGAGGAGCCGTGCAGGACGAGGGGGACGTCCAGGGTGGCCGCGAGCCGTTTGAGGCGGTCGTGGTCGAGGGTGGCGGTACGGGTCGTCATCGCGTGGGCGCTGCCGATGGCGACAGCCAGGGCGTCCACTCCGGAGTCGGCGACGAATGCGCGGGCCTGGGCGGGGTCGGTGCGGGCGCCGGGGGCGTGGGCGTCGAGGGCGGGCTGTCCGTCCTTGCCGCCGATCTGGCCCAACTCGGCCTCGATCCAGAGCCCTTGGGCGTGCGCCCAGTCGGCGGCGGCCCGGGTCGCGGCGAGGTTCTGGGCGTAGGGCAGCCGGGCCGCGTCGTACATCACGGAGCTGAATCCGGCACCGGGTGCCTGGCGCAGCAGGTCGTCGCTCTGGACGTGGTCGAGGTGCAACGCGACGGGTACGGCGGCGCGTTCGGCGGCGGCGACGGCGGACCGGGCGAGCGGGAGCAGTCGGCCGTAACGGAACTTGACGGCATTCTCGCTGACTTGGAGGACGACGGGCGCCTGCGCGGACTCGGCGCCGGCGATGACGGCCTCGATGTGTTCGAGCGTGATGATGTTGAAGGCGGCGACGGCGGAGTGCTGTGCGGCGGCGCGGGTGACGAGCTCGCCGGTGGTGACGAGGGGCACGGCTGGTCCTTCCGTGGACGTCGGGGATGTCCGCGTGGTCGGGGATCGCTGCGACGTCCGGGATGTCGGCGGCGTCAGGGATGTCGGCGGCGTCAGGGATGTCGGCGGCGTCAGGGAGCGAGGATCACCGAGCGGGTGAGGTGGCGGGGTCGGTCCGGGTCGAGGCCGCGGGCCCGCGCGACGGCGACCGCCAGGCGCTGGGCGCGGATGAGTTCGGCGAGCGGGTCGAGGGTGCCCGCCACCCACGTGCCACCGGTGGCGCGGACCTGTTCCTCCAGGCCCTCGGGCGGTTCGCCCAGCATCCAGGTCGCGGTGCCGTGGGTGGTGATGCTGATGGGGCCGTGCCGGTACTCCATCGCCGGGTAGGACTCGGTCCACGCCTGCGCGGCCTCCCGCATCTTCAGCGCGGCCTCATGGGCGAGACCCACGGTCCAGCCGCGTCCGAGGAAGGTGAACTGCGTGCTGTCGACGAGGCCTTCGGGCAGCGGAGCGTCGAGTGCGGCGCGGGCGTCGGCGACGACTGTGTCGGTGTGCAGGCCCAGGTGGGCGCGGAGCAGGGTGAGCGCGGTGGTCGCGAACCGGGTCTGTACGACGGACCGTTCGTCGGCGTAGTCGAGGACGACGACGTCATCGGCGGCCGCCATGACAGGTGTCTCCGGGTCGGCGGTGATCGCGGTGGTGCGCGTACGGCCCCTCAACTCCCTCAGCAGTTCCAGCACTTCGGTCGTGGTGCCGGACCGGCTGAGGGCGACGACCCGGTCGTAGGCGCGCAGTCGCGGGAACTCGGACGCGGCGAAGGCGTCCGTCTCGCCCTGGCCCGCGCCCTCGCGCAGGGCGGCCGCCGACTGCGCCATGAAGTACGAGGTGCCGCAGCCGACGATCGCGACTCGCTCCCCCGGTGCCGGCAGCGCACCGCCGTGCGCCGCCGCCTGTGTCGCGGCCCGTGCCCAGCACTCGGGCTGGCCGGCCAGCTCCTCTTCGACGTGGGTCATGCCCACCCCTCCCCTGGTTTGATTTGATTTTTCTTGCAAGATATAGCGAGTTTTCGAGCAGAATCAAGCATTCACGCGAAGTGGGGGTGCGCTAGGGT of the Streptomyces sp. NBC_00287 genome contains:
- a CDS encoding alpha-ketoglutarate-dependent dioxygenase AlkB family protein; translation: MDELFPRARTTVAPGAVHIPDWLDAHRQRELLAACRDWARPPAGLRTVRTPGGGTMTARQVCLGRHWYPYGYARTVVDGDGAPVKPFPDWLGELGREAVRDALGEGPAPYDIAPSAETAPYDIALINFYDSDARMGMHRDSDEKSDAPVVSLSLGDTCVFRFGNTETRARPYTDVELRSGDLFVFGGPSRLAYHGVPKVYPGTAPPELGLSGRLNITLRVSGL
- a CDS encoding methyltransferase; amino-acid sequence: MTTPWGELALARFPEDPRNRLRAWDASDEYLLRHLADQEIPLSGTVVVVGDRWGALVTALAGHRPTQITDSHLAQEATRANLARAGVEPGAVRLLTTQDPPPERIDVLLVRIPKSLALLEDQLLRLAPAVHADTVVVGTGMVKEIHTSTLRLFERIIGPTRTSLAEKKARLIFCTPDPALERGANPWPHSYELPDGIGAVSGRTVVNHAGVFCADRLDIGTRFFLAHLPDSRGGRRVVDLGCGNGVVGTAVALADPEAEVLFVDESFQAVASAEATYKANGVPGHAEFRVGDGLAGVPAGSVDLVLNNPPFHSHQATTDATAWRMFTGAKRALRPGGELWVIGNRHLGYHVKLKRLFGNCQLVSGDPKFVVLKAVKR
- a CDS encoding class II fructose-bisphosphate aldolase, which produces MPLVTTGELVTRAAAQHSAVAAFNIITLEHIEAVIAGAESAQAPVVLQVSENAVKFRYGRLLPLARSAVAAAERAAVPVALHLDHVQSDDLLRQAPGAGFSSVMYDAARLPYAQNLAATRAAADWAHAQGLWIEAELGQIGGKDGQPALDAHAPGARTDPAQARAFVADSGVDALAVAIGSAHAMTTRTATLDHDRLKRLAATLDVPLVLHGSSGVPDAELTTAVAGGIAKVNIGTALNIAMTGAIRTYLAAHPEAVDSRTYLSVGREAMVRAVAGIIRTVTSA
- a CDS encoding SIS domain-containing protein, translating into MTHVEEELAGQPECWARAATQAAAHGGALPAPGERVAIVGCGTSYFMAQSAAALREGAGQGETDAFAASEFPRLRAYDRVVALSRSGTTTEVLELLRELRGRTRTTAITADPETPVMAAADDVVVLDYADERSVVQTRFATTALTLLRAHLGLHTDTVVADARAALDAPLPEGLVDSTQFTFLGRGWTVGLAHEAALKMREAAQAWTESYPAMEYRHGPISITTHGTATWMLGEPPEGLEEQVRATGGTWVAGTLDPLAELIRAQRLAVAVARARGLDPDRPRHLTRSVILAP